Below is a genomic region from Echinicola rosea.
GGCGTTTCAAGGAGACTTGAATTATGAGCTGACCCACTTCAAGAATGTAACTGCAGGCCTTGATGCGGTCAAGAGTCAAACGGTGGATGTATTGGTAGGCCCCATAACTATAAATTCTGATCGTGCCGCTAATGTGACATTTTCACAACCGTTTTTTGAGACAGAGATGGCCATATTGGCACCGAAGATCGAGCAAGGTTTTTGGGATTATGTCAAGCCGATTTTCAGCACCACTTTTCTTTTTGGGGTGCTGGGGCTATTTTTTTTACTTTCTATTGTGGGCGTCCTGCTGTGGGTGGTGGAGCGAAAAACCCTTACCCCGGAAGGGAAAAACGGCACCGTCCGAGGAATCGGAAATGGCATCTGGCTGGCCATTGTGACGATGACCACCGTTGGGTATGGGGATTTTGCCCCTAGGACTCTTTCTGGCCGGGTCATCGTGGGGATATGGATGATCGTTTCCCTGATTACAGCGACGTCCTTTGTGGCGGGCATCGCCACGACCATTTCCCAGATCAAGGGCGAAGATGAGACCATTACCTCCCTTCTTCATTTGGAGGGCAAAGAAGTGGCTGTGCCCGATAATGAAAAGATCATTGATAACATCACCACTGTGGGAGGCAGACCTACGCCAGTAAGCAATATTGACGAAGGGTTTGATCGACTGGCAAATGGGGAAGTAGATGCGCTGGTATATGATGTGATTGCACTGGAATACACTTTTAATCAACATGGAGGGGATGAATTTGTCCTTAGCAAAAAGAATATCCTTCCCCAAAATTATGGATTTGCCTTTTTTGAGGCCACCAGTCTGAAAAAATTGGTTGATATCGAAATCCTAAAGCTCAAAGAATCCGGTGAAATCCAAAAAGTCATTGACAGGTGGGTCAATAGCGGTGAGTAGTTGTTGGTTTTTTTCCAGAATCTAAGACATCGAAAAAGAATAGCGTAAGGATTTGATAACCACATTAGGGGGGATGCATCTAATCAGCTTGCTGTACCTTCAGTGCTTTTGTTGGATCAATAGGGTGCCCCCAAGCCACCAAGACGCTAACTTTTCAGGAATATAACAGACCAAGTACACGAAAAACCCCAATCCACCCCCTTCGTTACTTCGTGTCTTCGTGGCAAAAAGGTAAGCCCCCAAGCCACTAAGACGCTAAGTTTTCAGGGATAACAGACTAAGTACACGAAAAGCTCCAATCCAAACCCCTTGTATCTGGATTCAGGATTGCAAATCCTGAATAGCTCGGAGCAACTACCTTCTAACATTCAAACCTTCCCACTTGCTAACCCAGGGTTAACTCCCAACACCATGATAGCACAGGAAGGTAAAAACAGGGTGTTTTGTAATTTTATTGAGCAAAATGAGAAGTCCGCTTTGGGCAATTTCAATAAACTCGATGATGAATAGACAAATAACCTTCCTGTTTTTCTTTGCCCTGTTGATAGGGTTAGGAAGCAGCTGCTCCTCTGAAAAATCCAATCAATCCACTTCTTCCAAAAAGGCAACCTTGCCGGCAGTGACCGATTCGGTGATGCAACAGGTTTATGAGGAGGTCAAGACTCCCCATAAATACGGTTTGGTGAAAATCCCGCCAAGCAACGATTTGAAAATGGATTGTCCCAGCATTTTCAGGGAAGGGGGCAAATGGTACATGACTTACCTGATTTATGGCGGGCGCGGCTATGAGACCTGGCTGGCCGAAAGTGATGATCTACTGCACTGGGAGGACAAGGGGAAACTCATGTCCTTTTCAGATACTACGGATTGGGATATGAACCAAAAGGCCGGATATATCGCACTCCAGGACATGGAATGGGGCGGAAGCTATGAATGGGATACTTACGAGGGAAAGCATTGGATGAGCTATTTTGGGGGCAATACTCGTGGCTATGAAGCTGGTGTGCTATCCATTGGAATGGCCTATACAGACCAAGACCCGACGACAGCCCACGAATGGCAGCGGATCGAAAAGCCGGTCTTGACCCCCCATGATGAAGATGCACGTTGGTGGGACAATAGCACCATGTACAAAAACTCCATTATTCGGGATGAGCATGAGTTTACCGGACACCCTTTTATCATGTACTATAATGCCCGCGGTGACAGTATCAATCCCGGTAAAGGTGCCGAAAGAATTGCCATGGCCGTGTCGGATGACATGGTCCATTGGGAGCGTTATGGTGATGCCCCGCTGATCAACCATCACAAGGGCATTTCCGGTGACGCCTATATCCAGCAGATGGGGGGGCTTTACGTGATGTTTTACTTTGGTGCTTTTTGGCCGGACAGGGAGAATACAACTGCCTTTAACCGATTTGCTGTTTCCAACAACTTGGTGGATTGGGTGGACTGGGAAGGAGAAGACCTGATCAGCCCTTCTGAGCCTTATGATAATTTATTTGCCCATAAATCTTTTGTGGTCAAGCACGACGGAGTGGTTTACCATTACTACTGTGCGGTCAATAAGGACGGCCAGCGGGGCATTGCAGTGGCCACTTCCAGGGATCTCGGTATAAGTGAACTGGAGTTTCTTCCTCTGGAAGGGGAAAAGAAATGAGATGCTAGATTTGAGACCTGAGTAATGAGTCTTGAGATAAAGAAGTCCGGGTTGTGCTGGGTCTCTGCCCCAGCACTGGCAAGTTTTGAGTCTCTGACTCTATTAAGCTGTTCCAGCCTTGAAATCGTAAACAGTTAGCCATCATGAAACCACTTTTAAACGCTCCAACCTCCAAACACAATAACCTTAAACCTTATAATCAAACGCATGCGTAACGTTTTTTATATTGCTTTTGTCATTTTCATAAGTGGTCATTCGCTATTCGCCCAGACTGTGACTGGAGAACCTGCGGCCATTCCGCATCCACCGGAGAAATTCCACCTCAACCCTTGGGAGGATCCTTTGATCACTAGCCTAAATCGCGAGCCGGCAAGGGCGACGGCATATTCTTATGAAAGTGAAGCTGCTGCAAAAAAAGGTGATCGAGCGGAGAGCAGGATGCAGCTGTTGAACGGGGAATGGGATTTTTGTTTTGCGATGAACATGAAGGAGGCACCCAAGGATTTTTATGCGTCAAAGGTGACTGGCTGGGACAAAATCGAGGTGCCATCTAACTGGGAGCTCCAAGGCTATGACAAGCCCATTTATAAAAGTGCCGTGTATCCCTTTCGACCGATCAATCCACCTTATGTACCAGAGGATTACAATGGCGTAGGCTCTTACCAGCGCACTTTTGAAGTTTCCGAAAACTGGGAAGACATGAACATTACCCTCCATTTTGGTGCAGTAAGTTCGGCCTTTAAGGTCTGGCTGAACGGTGAATTTGTGGGCTATGGGGAAGATAGCTTTTTGCCTTCGGAATTCAACATAACGCCCTATTTGCAGTCAGGAGAAAATGTGCTTTCCGTACAGGTACTACGTTGGAGTGATGGGGCATACCTGGAAGATCAAGACCACTGGCGACTGAGCGGTATCCAGCGGGAGGTGTTTCTGATGGCCGAGCCCAAGCTGCGGATTTATGATTTCCACTGGCAGGCAAAACTGGATGATAGCTATCAGAATGCCACGTTCAGCCTTCGGCCAAAGATCGAAAACCTCACTGGAGCACGAGTGCCAGACAGTAAGTTGAAGGCCCAGCTTTTTGATGCCGAGGGGAAGCCTGTTTTTGATGCGCCGCTGGAGATGGGGGTGGAGGAAATTTTGAATGAAAGTTATCCAAGGCTGGATAATGTGAAATTTGGTTTGCTGGAAGCAACCGTAAAAAATCCCGAGCTTTGGAGTGACGAGCACCCTTATCTGTACACCTTGGTTTTGCGGCTTGAAGGGGAGGGTGGAAAGCTGCTGGAAGCCAAAAGCTGTAAAGTAGGCTTTCGCGATATCCGATTTGATCCGGAAAGCAGTAAATTGCTCATCAATGGTAAGGTGACCTATATCTATGGTGTCAACCGCCATGACCATCACCCTGTACGCGGCAAAGCCCTCACGCGGAAGGATATCGAGGAAGATGTCAAAACGATCAAACAGTTTAATTTCAATACCATCCGCACCAGTCACTATCCTAATGATCCTTATTTCTACGAGCTATGTGATGAATCCGGTATTTTGGTGATCGATGAGGCCAATCATGAGACCCATGGAATCGGTGGAAAGCTCAGCAACGATACCCAATGGACCCATGCTTACATGGAGAGGGTGACCAGAATGGTACAGCGGGACAAAAACCATCCGTCCATCATTTTCTGGAGCTTGGGCAATGAAGCTGGGCGCGGACCAAACCATGCCGCGATGGCTGCTTGGGTACATGATGTTGATATTACCAGACCTGTTCATTATGAGCCGGCACAGGGCAATCACCGGGCAGAAGGATATATTCCCCCAAACCACCCTGATTATCCAAAGGATCACTCCCACAGGATTCAGGTGCCCACAGACCAACCATATGTGGATATGGTCAGCCGGTTTTATCCCGGGATTTTCACTCCTGACTTGTTGGTCAACCAGCATGCCGACCATCGGCCGATTGTGTTTATAGAATACTCCCACTCCATGGGCAATAGCACCGGAAATATGAAAGAATTGTGGGATAAGTTCCGGTCATTGCCCCAAGTGATCGGTGGATGTATTTGGGATTTCAAAGATCAGGGGCTGCTCCAAACCACCGAAGATGGAGAAGAATATTATGCTTATGGTGGAGATTTTGGAGAAGAACGCCATGATGGTAACTTTTGTATCAACGGCATTGTCGCTTCTGATGGCCGACCAAAGGCCGCCATGTACGAATGCAAATGGGTCTATCAGCCGGTGGAAATGACATGGGAGGACACTGCTGCGATGGAGGTTCGCATCCATAATCGCCATGCTGATCAGTCGCTGGGAAGTTATCGGTTTTCACTTGGGCTTTTGGAAAATGGAAAAGAAGTCGAACACTACAAACTGCCTATGCTCAACCTCGCGGCAGGGGAAGATACGGTCGTCAATTTGGGTAACTACATCAAGGACCTTCCAGCAGAAAATGAATACCTCGCCCATCTCACCTTTAGCCTATCACAAGATGAAGTGTGGGCCGACCAAGGCCATGTGATCGCTGAACAGCAGTTCCAGCTCCAGAAAGGTTCCAGTCCGGTTTTTGATCAAGAACCGAGTGAATTGGTGGTGGAAGAATCGAGTGATGGCTACCATGTAAACGGGAAGGGTATCGAACTGAGCTTTGGCAAAGCATCCGGAGCCTTGGAGAGTTATCAAGTGAATGGCAAGGAGCAGGTTTCCAGTCCAGTGGAACTGTCCTTTACGCGGCCACTCACGGATAATGACCGCAAAGGATGGAAGCCCCAGGAAAAGCTGAAGGTTTGGTACGAGGCAGTTCCCTCGCTGACTAAAATGGAATCCTCGCAAATAGACAATGGCGATGTGCAGATTACCAGTCACTATTCCCTTATCGATGGCAAAGCCAATGTCCAGGTGGTGTACACCGTGATGGCAGGAGGGATGGTCAAAGTGGATTATACGCTGATCCCGCTAGATGATTTGCCAAATATTCCAAAAGTAGGTATGCATTTGGGAATTCTTAGGGAATATGACCAGATTACCTGGTACGGTAAAGGCCCCGTGGAAAACTATATCGACAAAAACCATGGCTTTATGGCTGGGATTTATAGCCAGCCCATCGACCAATTTATGGAGCCTTACGTAATGCCCCAGGAAAATGGCAACCGTACAGATGTTCGCTGGATGGAGTTTACGGATCAGTCCGGTAAAAATGGGATTAAAATTACGGCCG
It encodes:
- a CDS encoding transporter substrate-binding domain-containing protein, which gives rise to MIRVFLLSFCFLIFCNSTIAQTEGDSVIQVGFTGSQPFVIPGTDSEGISVDLWREVAFQGDLNYELTHFKNVTAGLDAVKSQTVDVLVGPITINSDRAANVTFSQPFFETEMAILAPKIEQGFWDYVKPIFSTTFLFGVLGLFFLLSIVGVLLWVVERKTLTPEGKNGTVRGIGNGIWLAIVTMTTVGYGDFAPRTLSGRVIVGIWMIVSLITATSFVAGIATTISQIKGEDETITSLLHLEGKEVAVPDNEKIIDNITTVGGRPTPVSNIDEGFDRLANGEVDALVYDVIALEYTFNQHGGDEFVLSKKNILPQNYGFAFFEATSLKKLVDIEILKLKESGEIQKVIDRWVNSGE
- a CDS encoding glycoside hydrolase family protein, producing the protein MNRQITFLFFFALLIGLGSSCSSEKSNQSTSSKKATLPAVTDSVMQQVYEEVKTPHKYGLVKIPPSNDLKMDCPSIFREGGKWYMTYLIYGGRGYETWLAESDDLLHWEDKGKLMSFSDTTDWDMNQKAGYIALQDMEWGGSYEWDTYEGKHWMSYFGGNTRGYEAGVLSIGMAYTDQDPTTAHEWQRIEKPVLTPHDEDARWWDNSTMYKNSIIRDEHEFTGHPFIMYYNARGDSINPGKGAERIAMAVSDDMVHWERYGDAPLINHHKGISGDAYIQQMGGLYVMFYFGAFWPDRENTTAFNRFAVSNNLVDWVDWEGEDLISPSEPYDNLFAHKSFVVKHDGVVYHYYCAVNKDGQRGIAVATSRDLGISELEFLPLEGEKK
- a CDS encoding glycoside hydrolase family 2 TIM barrel-domain containing protein, with product MRNVFYIAFVIFISGHSLFAQTVTGEPAAIPHPPEKFHLNPWEDPLITSLNREPARATAYSYESEAAAKKGDRAESRMQLLNGEWDFCFAMNMKEAPKDFYASKVTGWDKIEVPSNWELQGYDKPIYKSAVYPFRPINPPYVPEDYNGVGSYQRTFEVSENWEDMNITLHFGAVSSAFKVWLNGEFVGYGEDSFLPSEFNITPYLQSGENVLSVQVLRWSDGAYLEDQDHWRLSGIQREVFLMAEPKLRIYDFHWQAKLDDSYQNATFSLRPKIENLTGARVPDSKLKAQLFDAEGKPVFDAPLEMGVEEILNESYPRLDNVKFGLLEATVKNPELWSDEHPYLYTLVLRLEGEGGKLLEAKSCKVGFRDIRFDPESSKLLINGKVTYIYGVNRHDHHPVRGKALTRKDIEEDVKTIKQFNFNTIRTSHYPNDPYFYELCDESGILVIDEANHETHGIGGKLSNDTQWTHAYMERVTRMVQRDKNHPSIIFWSLGNEAGRGPNHAAMAAWVHDVDITRPVHYEPAQGNHRAEGYIPPNHPDYPKDHSHRIQVPTDQPYVDMVSRFYPGIFTPDLLVNQHADHRPIVFIEYSHSMGNSTGNMKELWDKFRSLPQVIGGCIWDFKDQGLLQTTEDGEEYYAYGGDFGEERHDGNFCINGIVASDGRPKAAMYECKWVYQPVEMTWEDTAAMEVRIHNRHADQSLGSYRFSLGLLENGKEVEHYKLPMLNLAAGEDTVVNLGNYIKDLPAENEYLAHLTFSLSQDEVWADQGHVIAEQQFQLQKGSSPVFDQEPSELVVEESSDGYHVNGKGIELSFGKASGALESYQVNGKEQVSSPVELSFTRPLTDNDRKGWKPQEKLKVWYEAVPSLTKMESSQIDNGDVQITSHYSLIDGKANVQVVYTVMAGGMVKVDYTLIPLDDLPNIPKVGMHLGILREYDQITWYGKGPVENYIDKNHGFMAGIYSQPIDQFMEPYVMPQENGNRTDVRWMEFTDQSGKNGIKITADSLLSMSAWPYTEVNINEAKHTFELEDAGFITVNIDLIQMGVGGNDSWSDVAQPLEQYQIPAKPYRYSYYIRAKKKD